One window from the genome of Manis pentadactyla isolate mManPen7 chromosome 15, mManPen7.hap1, whole genome shotgun sequence encodes:
- the INAFM1 gene encoding putative transmembrane protein INAFM1, which yields MRGTSCVGGGGESPGSAGLSEGPRGRWLRLAPVCAYFLCVSLAAVLLAVYYGLIWVPTRPPAAPPGPPPSAPYPPCAARPGVPPAPAPGPASVSCLLGAPGGPRPQLQLPRSRRRRSRSMPGETPEAAEERGPG from the coding sequence ATGCGGGGCACGAGCTGCGTGGGCGGTGGCGGCGAGAGCCCAGGTAGCGCCGGGCTAAGCGAGGGACCGCGGGGCCGCTGGCTGCGCCTGGCTCCGGTCTGCGCCTACTTTCTCTGCGTCTCGTTGGCCGCCGTGCTGCTCGCTGTCTACTACGGTCTCATCTGGGTTCCCACGCGGCCCCCCGCTGCCCCACCAGGCCCGCCGCCCAGCGCTCCGTATCCTCCGTGCGCCGCCCGCCCCGGCGTGCCTCCCGCCCCGGCGCCTGGCCCTGCCTCGGTGTCTTGCCTCCTGGGAGCCCCTGGCGGGCCGCGACCCCAGCTGCAGCTGCCGcggagccgccgccgccggaGCCGCTCGATGCCCGGAGAGACGCCGGAAGCCGCGGAGGAGCGAGGACCCGGGTAA